Proteins from a genomic interval of Desulfovibrio sp. TomC:
- a CDS encoding glycosyltransferase family 2 protein translates to MMQQTEIAVYPSPSSLRRDLPLWAFGLEGSWLPRHLAGKLAALAAVRPKFSGIADRLAAWNFERAPLDPVFAADARAAGRRLNEAPVRRSLLRELCRRLRRPESARDFAALADAPDPGPALAWLKRGINDPADGLFWCGRGFAFALARGMAPLARDIAARVGSDPALAPLGGRLAAEAALAWDGPPAIKAALDRLDAACFPRFAALAAADLLAESGDAGGAAAVLARLWRAENWHPDLTARLSTLLCPPAPVALETLPGRLHVFVYTWNRAELLTRTLDSLAESRLGPARVTVLDNGSTDDTAAVCRSMAGRFAPERFTVLRLPVNVGAPVARNWLAQAAGLGPDDLAAYVDDDVSLPPEWLESLASALAADSAADVAGARIVAAAPGAARVAQAADVRLLPPDAAHSVRPLVNSGPGPDLGLLACLRPCASVSGCCHLFRGQALAGPAPFDLRFSPSQFDDLTRDLTGFQAGRRAVYAGTLAVAHHQHAGPGQARSPAAVGQLLGARTKLDGLFPREQMLVAAGRDLDTAWESLENGWRAVRQRLDEKKTG, encoded by the coding sequence ATGATGCAACAAACTGAAATTGCAGTCTATCCTTCCCCATCAAGCCTGCGCCGGGACCTGCCCTTGTGGGCCTTTGGCCTGGAGGGTTCCTGGCTGCCCCGGCATCTGGCCGGAAAGCTGGCCGCCCTGGCCGCCGTCCGCCCCAAATTCTCCGGCATCGCCGACCGGCTGGCCGCCTGGAACTTTGAACGCGCCCCGCTCGACCCGGTCTTCGCGGCCGATGCCCGCGCCGCCGGCCGCAGGCTCAACGAGGCCCCGGTCCGTCGCAGCCTGCTGCGCGAACTGTGCCGCCGGTTGCGACGTCCGGAAAGCGCCCGCGATTTCGCCGCCCTGGCCGACGCCCCGGACCCGGGTCCGGCTCTGGCCTGGCTCAAGCGGGGCATCAATGATCCCGCAGACGGACTCTTCTGGTGCGGCCGGGGCTTTGCCTTTGCCCTGGCCCGGGGCATGGCCCCCCTGGCCCGGGACATTGCCGCCCGGGTGGGCAGCGATCCGGCCCTGGCCCCCCTCGGCGGCCGGCTGGCGGCCGAGGCGGCCCTGGCCTGGGACGGGCCGCCGGCCATAAAAGCCGCCCTGGACCGGCTCGATGCCGCCTGTTTCCCGCGCTTTGCCGCCCTGGCCGCGGCCGATCTCCTGGCCGAAAGCGGCGATGCCGGCGGCGCGGCAGCCGTCCTGGCCCGGCTCTGGCGAGCGGAAAACTGGCATCCCGACCTGACCGCCCGGCTCTCTACCCTGCTCTGTCCGCCAGCCCCGGTGGCCCTGGAGACCCTGCCCGGACGGCTCCACGTCTTTGTCTACACCTGGAACCGGGCCGAGCTGCTGACGCGGACCCTGGACAGTCTGGCCGAGAGCCGCCTGGGACCGGCCCGGGTCACGGTGCTCGATAACGGCAGCACCGACGACACGGCCGCCGTATGCCGGTCCATGGCCGGCCGGTTTGCCCCAGAGCGTTTCACGGTGCTCCGGCTGCCGGTCAACGTGGGCGCGCCAGTCGCCCGCAACTGGCTGGCCCAGGCGGCCGGCCTTGGCCCGGACGATCTGGCCGCCTACGTGGACGACGACGTGAGCCTGCCGCCCGAGTGGCTGGAAAGCCTTGCCTCGGCCCTGGCCGCCGACAGCGCCGCCGACGTGGCCGGGGCGCGCATTGTGGCCGCCGCCCCGGGCGCCGCCCGGGTGGCCCAGGCGGCCGACGTGCGCCTGCTTCCTCCGGACGCGGCCCACAGCGTGCGCCCGCTCGTCAACTCCGGCCCGGGACCGGACCTGGGCCTGTTGGCCTGCCTGCGGCCCTGCGCCTCGGTGTCGGGCTGCTGCCATCTTTTCCGGGGGCAGGCCCTGGCCGGGCCGGCCCCTTTCGACCTGCGCTTCTCCCCCAGCCAGTTCGACGATCTGACCCGGGATCTGACCGGATTCCAGGCCGGCCGCCGGGCCGTCTACGCCGGGACTCTGGCGGTGGCCCATCACCAGCACGCCGGCCCGGGCCAGGCCCGAAGTCCGGCGGCCGTGGGCCAACTGCTTGGGGCCAGGACCAAGCTCGACGGGCTTTTTCCCCGGGAACAAATGCTGGTCGCGGCCGGACGCGATCTGGATACCGCCTGGGAAAGCCTGGAAAACGGCTGGCGTGCCGTGCGGCAACGGCTGGACGAAAAAAAGACCGGTTAA
- a CDS encoding ABC transporter ATP-binding protein/permease, with translation MKLRPDIPDAIYKRSMFSWVWTSNLKLQGILLIIIVVTVAVRVLPLEMQKKIINQAISLKRVDLLLTYCGYYLACVVSASGLKLAINALQNYIGQQSLTDLRKKLYAHILTLPMSFFRQASPGMVVTSLMTEVANTGEFVGQAIAVPVTNLLTLLAFAAYLFYLNPLMAVISMALYPIAIIVIPALQKRANAANKQRVDTGRKLSTLIGETISGIHEVHGNASFRLENSRFGVMADKLFKVRVIWNLYKFAIKVSNNFFQNLGPFVLFLVGGYLAINGRFDLGALVAFLSANEKLYDPWKELMDFYQTYQDASVSYTRIMEYFQGDPEFSAEPADPRPPLALTGALAAKDLVLEVPGGIQLLKGVSLDIAPGELVALVGFSGSGKSTLALCLCQILKYNAGTATFDGNDIDTLPKSDIADNMGIVSQHPFIFEGTIKDNLLYSINARREAHGVAGEDGLPSLDEIIAGVQQVGLFADILRFALNSVFKEGRKENLVKKVVRVREAYHAGHAESLAEWVEFFDPTQYLYYSSVAENIIFGTPAHEALTPENLPANPFFIAFLHDAGLKMLLMQTGAELATRTVDILKDVPSPDATFFEQSPITMDEFDAYRELAGRLARVRLHKLATEDERLLLTLALRFTPGRHTIVGLSHILEGLLLQGRAMFAERVTTDMPGAVTFFRRDDYLYSMTVMDNILFGRLKTTSPKVLDQIQKTIVSLLIEEDMLERVLEIGLDFQVGSMGDRLSGGQRQKVALARAFLKEPPVLILDEATAALDNASQSRIQNLLETKWRGRSTVIAVVHRLDTIKNYDKVAVMKAGRIVEVGSYAGLMEKKGMLYELVYGAAGRA, from the coding sequence ATGAAGCTTCGCCCCGACATCCCCGACGCCATCTACAAGCGGTCCATGTTTTCCTGGGTGTGGACCAGCAACCTGAAGTTGCAGGGCATCCTGCTCATCATCATCGTGGTCACGGTGGCGGTGCGCGTGTTGCCGCTGGAGATGCAGAAAAAGATCATCAACCAGGCCATATCGCTCAAGCGCGTTGATCTGCTGCTCACCTACTGCGGCTACTATCTGGCCTGCGTGGTGTCGGCCTCAGGCCTCAAACTCGCCATAAACGCCCTGCAGAACTATATCGGCCAGCAGTCGCTCACCGATCTGCGCAAGAAGCTCTACGCCCACATCCTGACCCTGCCCATGTCGTTTTTCCGCCAGGCCTCGCCCGGCATGGTGGTGACCTCGCTTATGACCGAGGTGGCCAACACCGGCGAGTTCGTCGGCCAGGCCATTGCCGTGCCGGTCACCAACCTGCTCACCCTGCTCGCCTTTGCCGCCTACCTCTTCTATCTCAATCCGCTCATGGCCGTGATCAGCATGGCGCTCTATCCCATTGCCATCATTGTCATCCCGGCCTTGCAAAAACGCGCCAACGCAGCCAACAAGCAGCGGGTGGACACCGGGCGCAAGCTCTCGACGCTGATCGGCGAAACCATTTCCGGCATCCACGAGGTCCACGGCAACGCCAGCTTCCGCCTGGAAAATTCCCGTTTCGGCGTCATGGCCGACAAGCTCTTCAAGGTCCGGGTGATCTGGAACCTGTACAAGTTCGCCATCAAGGTCTCCAACAACTTTTTCCAGAATCTCGGCCCCTTCGTGCTCTTTCTGGTCGGCGGCTATCTGGCCATCAACGGCCGCTTCGACCTCGGCGCCCTGGTCGCCTTCCTCTCAGCCAACGAAAAGCTCTACGACCCCTGGAAAGAACTGATGGACTTCTACCAGACCTACCAGGACGCCTCGGTCAGCTACACCCGGATCATGGAATATTTCCAGGGCGACCCGGAATTTTCCGCCGAACCCGCAGACCCCAGGCCCCCCCTGGCCCTGACCGGGGCGCTTGCGGCCAAGGATCTGGTCCTGGAAGTGCCGGGCGGCATCCAGCTCTTAAAGGGCGTGTCTCTGGACATCGCGCCCGGGGAACTGGTGGCCCTGGTCGGCTTTTCCGGCTCGGGCAAGTCCACCCTGGCCCTTTGCCTGTGCCAGATTCTCAAATACAACGCCGGCACGGCCACCTTTGACGGCAACGACATCGACACCCTGCCCAAGTCCGACATTGCCGACAACATGGGCATCGTGTCCCAGCATCCGTTCATTTTCGAAGGCACCATCAAGGACAACCTGCTCTATTCCATAAACGCCCGGCGCGAGGCCCATGGCGTTGCCGGCGAGGACGGGCTGCCGAGCCTGGACGAAATCATCGCCGGAGTGCAGCAGGTCGGGCTTTTTGCCGACATCCTGCGCTTTGCCCTCAATTCGGTCTTCAAGGAAGGACGCAAGGAAAATCTGGTCAAAAAGGTGGTCCGGGTGCGCGAGGCCTACCACGCCGGCCATGCCGAATCCCTGGCCGAGTGGGTGGAGTTTTTCGATCCGACCCAATACCTCTACTACAGCAGCGTGGCGGAAAACATCATCTTCGGCACCCCCGCCCACGAAGCCCTGACCCCGGAAAACCTGCCGGCCAATCCCTTCTTCATCGCCTTCCTCCACGACGCGGGCCTCAAAATGCTGCTCATGCAGACCGGCGCGGAACTGGCCACCCGCACCGTGGATATCTTAAAAGACGTGCCCTCCCCGGACGCGACCTTCTTTGAGCAGTCGCCCATCACCATGGACGAGTTCGACGCCTACCGCGAACTGGCCGGCCGGCTGGCCCGGGTGCGGCTGCACAAGCTGGCTACCGAGGACGAACGGCTGCTTCTGACCCTGGCCCTGCGCTTCACCCCGGGCCGCCATACCATTGTCGGCCTGTCCCACATCCTGGAGGGCCTGCTGCTCCAGGGCCGGGCCATGTTCGCCGAGCGCGTGACCACGGACATGCCCGGGGCGGTGACTTTTTTCCGGCGCGACGACTACCTCTATTCCATGACCGTCATGGACAACATTCTTTTTGGCCGCTTAAAGACCACCAGCCCCAAGGTCCTCGACCAGATCCAGAAGACCATCGTCAGCCTGTTGATCGAAGAAGACATGCTGGAACGGGTGCTGGAGATCGGCCTGGACTTCCAGGTCGGGTCCATGGGCGACCGGCTTTCCGGCGGCCAACGCCAGAAAGTGGCCCTGGCCCGGGCCTTTCTCAAGGAGCCGCCGGTCCTTATTCTCGACGAGGCCACCGCCGCCCTGGACAACGCCTCCCAGTCGCGCATCCAAAATCTGCTGGAAACCAAATGGCGGGGCCGCTCCACGGTCATCGCCGTGGTCCACCGCCTGGACACCATCAAGAATTATGACAAGGTGGCGGTCATGAAGGCCGGCCGCATCGTCGAAGTCGGTTCCTATGCCGGCCTTATGGAAAAAAAGGGGATGCTCTATGAGCTTGTCTACGGAGCAGCAGGGCGGGCATAG
- a CDS encoding CgeB family protein, producing MPVPPCPDYAATALYAPDGSVADVRLTVAGKVRHLAGRGGAAAERDKALAVTAAAGPGSLPVFVGAGLGAGIAAVREAGFAPVFVLDRETAIDAATGVRARFANDPAVRFCSDPDPLAAAAQAADAARNAGFARLCPIAHPAYARLNPDWYAAATAGIARYEALRQKIGYRKFSAQPPRVLILRRPYFLYREIETALTRLGVAHLALDMGQGERGEATTVEALLAAVARFRPDFALTVNHLGLDRQGRLAGLLHDIGLPLASWFVDSPRLILHDYAGLATPGTMLFSYDADAAAEMRGLGYAHTAWLPLATDTGRFTRRAPIPGHPWQADVSFVGASMVSQAAEAMARLGHVPALAAVLPGAAAAFAASPEKSARDFLLAHPATAPGYAALAEGEDRLAAEQALTWEATRLVRHACVGQLLPFAPLIAGDAAWDTVFPKAPSGWRRITPLEYYEELPQFYPQSAVSLNTTSLQMKGAVNQRVFDVPACGGFVLTDAREQLEALFDAGRECAVYDHPEAIGDMVRHYLAHPAERARLTGAARQRILAEHTYDKRLGQLLDAMQKAFGR from the coding sequence ATGCCTGTCCCGCCCTGTCCTGACTACGCCGCTACCGCCCTGTACGCCCCGGACGGGTCCGTGGCCGACGTGCGCCTGACCGTGGCCGGCAAGGTGCGCCATCTGGCCGGCCGGGGCGGAGCGGCGGCCGAACGCGACAAGGCCCTGGCCGTTACGGCGGCGGCCGGTCCGGGCAGTCTGCCGGTCTTTGTCGGGGCGGGCCTGGGGGCAGGCATCGCAGCCGTGCGGGAAGCCGGCTTCGCCCCGGTCTTCGTCCTGGACCGGGAAACGGCCATTGACGCGGCAACCGGCGTGCGCGCCCGGTTTGCCAACGACCCGGCCGTGCGTTTTTGCTCCGACCCCGACCCCCTGGCCGCCGCCGCCCAGGCCGCCGACGCCGCCCGAAACGCCGGCTTTGCCCGCCTGTGCCCCATCGCCCACCCGGCCTATGCGCGCTTAAACCCGGACTGGTACGCCGCAGCTACGGCCGGGATCGCCCGCTACGAGGCCCTGCGCCAGAAGATCGGCTACCGCAAATTTTCCGCCCAGCCGCCCCGGGTGCTCATCCTGCGCCGGCCGTATTTCCTGTACCGGGAGATCGAAACGGCGCTCACACGCCTGGGCGTCGCCCATCTGGCCCTGGACATGGGCCAAGGGGAACGCGGCGAGGCCACAACCGTGGAAGCGCTCCTGGCGGCGGTCGCCCGGTTTCGCCCGGATTTCGCCCTGACCGTCAACCATCTGGGGCTTGACCGCCAGGGGCGCCTGGCCGGGCTGCTGCACGACATCGGCCTGCCCCTGGCCTCCTGGTTTGTCGACAGCCCGCGCCTGATCCTCCATGACTATGCCGGGCTGGCCACGCCCGGGACCATGCTCTTTTCCTACGACGCCGACGCTGCCGCCGAGATGCGCGGCCTGGGCTACGCCCACACGGCCTGGCTGCCCCTGGCCACGGACACCGGCCGTTTCACCCGGCGCGCCCCGATTCCCGGCCACCCCTGGCAGGCCGATGTCTCCTTTGTCGGGGCGTCCATGGTGTCCCAGGCGGCCGAGGCCATGGCGAGGCTAGGCCATGTCCCGGCCCTGGCCGCCGTTTTGCCCGGGGCCGCCGCCGCCTTTGCCGCCTCGCCGGAAAAAAGCGCCAGGGACTTCCTGCTGGCCCATCCCGCCACCGCTCCGGGCTACGCCGCCCTGGCCGAGGGCGAGGACCGGCTGGCGGCCGAACAGGCCCTGACCTGGGAGGCCACCCGGCTGGTGCGCCACGCCTGTGTCGGGCAGCTCCTGCCCTTTGCCCCGCTCATTGCCGGAGACGCGGCCTGGGACACGGTTTTCCCAAAGGCTCCTTCCGGCTGGCGGCGCATTACCCCACTCGAGTATTATGAGGAGTTGCCACAGTTTTATCCCCAAAGCGCGGTCAGCCTCAACACCACGAGCCTCCAGATGAAGGGGGCTGTCAACCAGCGGGTCTTTGACGTGCCGGCCTGCGGCGGTTTCGTCCTGACCGACGCCCGGGAGCAGCTCGAAGCCCTGTTCGATGCCGGACGCGAGTGCGCGGTCTACGACCATCCCGAGGCCATCGGGGACATGGTGCGCCATTATCTGGCCCATCCGGCCGAGCGCGCCCGTCTGACCGGGGCGGCCCGGCAGCGCATCCTGGCCGAGCACACCTATGACAAACGGCTTGGCCAATTGCTGGACGCCATGCAAAAGGCCTTCGGTCGGTAA
- a CDS encoding chemotaxis protein, protein MAQTDILLEAGTNELEIIEFFIDEGAERGLTAYGVNVAKVLEVIESPGLVPIPGAPHPCFMGTIPLRDIVLPVLDLAVWLGLSRVRRDHEIILVTRFNSRTTGFLATGVTNIHRFHWRDVEPPHRSITSLATNCVTGLVRQENRFILLLDLEKIIFELDAVQPDDAPPPSAIRLHALVAEDSGVMRHMIRERLDAANFEVSLAGNGQQALDRLLNQKDRQPDIVISDIEMPLLDGYTLTRRIRENPALAHLPVILFSSLITEELRHKGLSVGADEQISKPQFGDLARIAMTLIEKRRRPAV, encoded by the coding sequence ATGGCCCAGACTGATATCCTGCTCGAAGCCGGGACCAACGAGCTCGAGATCATCGAATTTTTTATCGACGAAGGAGCCGAGCGCGGCCTGACCGCCTACGGCGTCAACGTGGCCAAGGTCCTGGAAGTCATCGAGTCCCCGGGACTGGTCCCCATCCCCGGCGCGCCCCACCCATGCTTTATGGGCACGATACCCTTGCGCGACATCGTGCTGCCGGTGCTCGATCTGGCCGTCTGGCTGGGCCTGTCCCGAGTGCGCCGCGACCACGAAATCATCCTGGTCACCCGGTTCAACAGCCGCACCACCGGCTTTCTGGCCACCGGCGTCACCAATATCCACCGTTTCCACTGGCGCGACGTGGAACCGCCCCACCGCTCCATCACCAGTCTGGCCACCAACTGCGTCACCGGCCTGGTGCGCCAGGAGAACCGCTTCATCCTGCTCTTGGACCTCGAAAAAATAATCTTCGAACTCGACGCCGTCCAGCCCGACGACGCCCCGCCGCCCTCGGCCATCCGCCTGCACGCCCTGGTGGCCGAAGATTCCGGCGTCATGCGCCATATGATCCGCGAACGCCTGGACGCAGCCAATTTCGAGGTGTCCCTGGCCGGCAACGGCCAGCAGGCCCTGGACCGGCTCCTCAATCAGAAAGACCGCCAACCCGATATTGTCATCTCCGACATCGAAATGCCGCTGCTCGACGGTTACACCCTCACCCGGCGCATTCGCGAGAACCCGGCCCTGGCCCATCTGCCGGTGATACTGTTCTCCTCGCTGATTACCGAGGAACTGCGCCACAAAGGCCTGTCTGTCGGGGCCGACGAACAAATCTCCAAACCCCAGTTCGGCGATCTGGCCCGTATTGCCATGACGCTGATTGAAAAACGCCGCCGCCCGGCCGTCTGA
- a CDS encoding M23 family metallopeptidase, whose product MLERELEIFVYGPHGIRRLFVYRRWMFLLPLAVLAVLAMGGAWLWRFQSGYEVLAMRRLAVLGELAAQKAAAMRLRDRVRRVGDEAGRIASFNAKLGVMLDRPAADTGDLGGMSVPRLPGVAVEDNLGRRLFDFLDALGGRMAREEVAQQELARSLLDRKLEFLAKPTLWPTRGFITSGFGGRASPFGRGGDFHNGVDIKVPMASPVYAAGAGRVIEADTMTGYGLRVVISHDYGLETVYAHLKKAEVKAGQQVKRGQLIALSGNSGRTTGAHLHYEVRADGVPVNPRQYLLD is encoded by the coding sequence ATGCTCGAACGAGAACTCGAAATATTTGTCTACGGCCCACACGGCATCCGCCGTTTGTTCGTCTACCGCCGTTGGATGTTTCTGTTGCCGCTGGCGGTCCTGGCTGTTCTGGCCATGGGCGGGGCGTGGCTGTGGCGGTTTCAGTCCGGCTATGAGGTCCTGGCGATGCGGCGGCTGGCTGTCCTGGGAGAGCTTGCGGCCCAGAAAGCGGCGGCCATGCGTCTGCGCGACCGGGTCCGCCGGGTTGGCGACGAGGCCGGGCGCATTGCCTCGTTTAACGCCAAGCTCGGGGTGATGCTCGATCGGCCCGCCGCAGATACCGGCGACCTGGGCGGCATGTCCGTGCCCCGGCTGCCGGGGGTGGCCGTGGAAGACAATTTGGGGCGGCGGCTGTTTGATTTCCTCGATGCCCTGGGCGGGCGCATGGCCCGGGAGGAAGTGGCCCAGCAGGAACTGGCCCGCAGCCTTTTGGACCGCAAACTGGAATTTCTGGCCAAGCCCACCCTGTGGCCGACCCGGGGCTTTATTACCTCGGGGTTCGGCGGCCGGGCCTCGCCTTTTGGCCGGGGCGGCGATTTCCACAACGGGGTGGACATCAAGGTGCCCATGGCCAGCCCGGTCTATGCGGCCGGAGCCGGCCGGGTCATCGAGGCCGACACCATGACCGGGTATGGTCTGCGCGTGGTCATCAGCCATGATTACGGGCTGGAAACCGTCTACGCCCACCTCAAGAAGGCCGAGGTCAAGGCCGGCCAGCAGGTCAAACGCGGCCAACTCATCGCCCTGTCCGGCAATTCCGGGCGCACGACCGGCGCACATCTGCACTACGAGGTGCGCGCCGACGGCGTTCCGGTCAATCCCCGGCAGTATCTGCTCGATTAA
- a CDS encoding LysM peptidoglycan-binding domain-containing protein, protein MLRGKYRLFQAILLVGLAVALAPGCSKYDGLERNMQYVSDGLLRKDAEVAWRQVNEAHAAWIKAGSSHDKDNAEFVVYQDAYGRYAVIYNELFDRQNKPFGGRLGKETDTLPPPPPGVSVPEAAPKAAPAVPVNAPAGRELNDAARPAPAAMAPVSAVSRPAVETSPAPAPASKTVRAAATRAAGPGTYLIQPGDTLSSIAKRHGISEKRLMDANNLTDARKIAAGKPLTIPAP, encoded by the coding sequence ATGCTCCGAGGAAAATACCGGCTTTTCCAGGCCATCCTGCTGGTCGGGCTGGCCGTGGCGTTGGCTCCAGGGTGCAGCAAGTACGACGGGCTGGAGCGCAACATGCAATACGTCTCCGACGGTCTGTTGCGCAAGGACGCCGAGGTGGCCTGGCGGCAGGTCAACGAGGCCCACGCCGCCTGGATCAAGGCCGGCAGCAGCCATGACAAGGATAATGCCGAGTTCGTCGTCTACCAGGATGCGTATGGTCGCTATGCCGTGATCTACAACGAACTTTTTGACCGTCAGAACAAGCCTTTTGGCGGCCGTCTGGGCAAAGAAACCGATACCCTGCCGCCGCCGCCGCCCGGGGTGAGCGTCCCCGAGGCCGCGCCCAAGGCCGCGCCGGCCGTGCCCGTCAATGCCCCGGCCGGCCGCGAGCTCAATGATGCGGCCAGGCCGGCCCCGGCAGCCATGGCTCCGGTTTCGGCCGTTTCGCGGCCGGCGGTTGAGACGTCTCCTGCCCCCGCGCCGGCGTCCAAAACGGTTCGCGCCGCCGCCACCCGGGCGGCCGGTCCGGGGACCTACCTGATCCAGCCCGGCGACACCCTGTCTTCCATCGCCAAGCGCCATGGGATCAGCGAAAAGCGCCTCATGGACGCCAACAACCTGACCGATGCCCGCAAAATAGCGGCCGGCAAGCCGCTCACCATCCCGGCCCCCTGA
- a CDS encoding AsmA family protein produces MTASLEAESPKLFLTRSGQRLPVVAPKASLTLKGTDDADGFAGDAVLAVGSTGTDSGAGALGLRDIRASLAAPLSLDPSGRLKEAITGKLDASALARPAGTDRDIRLALAGPLTLDAAGGFTAGDLAVNAGPAQATAKIWRKAGEAGPTQFTLEAGQLQPRQVLPAWGVAVSPEVPTDKLAKASLSAAGTADDKTIAVNKLTFLLDDTRLTGHGSMDRNDPSHGKWELSVDRLDLDAYSPQKPTTGPPSLAERRKPLDLKTLREAALEAKIHFGWLKKGNVLFDANTVTFNAKGGLFTYRQESPRFYGGRLFTEVRGDARDTALKTIVELKLEGIEIARFLYDWIEGDSLASGTCTFVVAARTSGANEEQLRDNLAGNGSLQITRGELKVRDHDHKVDGQPQEERVPFDVFSSTWIARGGVAHSDDFRIEGPRMLVAGKGQVDLRDESINLSLMATLAGGSQVPATIIGPLDGPKLTIDRSRIIGDMVYRVLQGIVSIPGKAVTRILQLPLR; encoded by the coding sequence GTGACCGCCAGCCTGGAGGCCGAATCGCCCAAACTGTTTCTCACCCGCTCCGGCCAACGCCTGCCCGTGGTCGCGCCCAAGGCCAGCCTGACGCTCAAGGGCACAGACGATGCCGACGGCTTTGCCGGCGACGCCGTCCTGGCCGTGGGCTCGACCGGGACCGACAGCGGCGCAGGCGCCCTGGGCCTGCGCGACATCCGGGCCAGTCTCGCCGCGCCCCTCTCCCTGGACCCCTCCGGGCGGCTCAAGGAGGCCATCACCGGCAAACTCGACGCCTCGGCCCTGGCCCGGCCAGCCGGCACGGACCGGGACATCCGGTTGGCCCTGGCCGGCCCGCTTACGCTTGACGCCGCCGGCGGCTTTACGGCCGGCGATCTGGCCGTCAATGCCGGACCTGCCCAGGCCACGGCCAAGATTTGGCGCAAGGCCGGCGAGGCCGGGCCGACCCAGTTCACGCTGGAAGCCGGCCAGCTGCAGCCCAGGCAGGTCCTGCCCGCCTGGGGCGTGGCCGTTTCCCCGGAAGTGCCGACGGACAAGCTGGCCAAGGCCTCGCTGTCGGCAGCCGGCACGGCTGACGACAAGACCATCGCCGTAAACAAACTGACCTTTCTCCTGGACGACACCCGGCTCACCGGCCACGGCTCCATGGATCGCAACGATCCCAGCCACGGCAAATGGGAGCTGTCCGTGGACCGCCTGGACCTCGACGCCTATTCCCCGCAAAAGCCCACCACCGGGCCGCCGTCTCTGGCCGAGCGTCGCAAGCCGCTTGATTTAAAGACGCTGCGCGAGGCGGCCCTGGAAGCCAAAATTCATTTCGGCTGGCTGAAAAAAGGCAACGTGCTTTTTGACGCCAACACCGTGACCTTCAATGCCAAGGGCGGACTTTTCACCTACCGCCAGGAGTCGCCGCGCTTTTACGGGGGCCGCCTGTTCACCGAAGTGCGCGGCGACGCCCGGGACACGGCGCTCAAGACCATCGTCGAACTCAAGCTCGAAGGCATCGAGATCGCCCGGTTCCTCTACGACTGGATCGAGGGCGACTCCCTGGCCTCCGGGACCTGCACCTTTGTGGTGGCCGCCCGCACCAGCGGAGCCAACGAAGAGCAGTTGCGCGACAACCTGGCCGGAAACGGCAGCCTGCAAATCACCCGCGGCGAACTCAAGGTGCGCGATCACGACCACAAGGTCGACGGCCAGCCCCAGGAAGAACGGGTTCCCTTCGATGTCTTCTCCTCCACCTGGATCGCCAGGGGCGGCGTGGCCCACAGCGACGATTTCCGCATCGAAGGCCCGCGGATGCTGGTGGCCGGCAAGGGACAGGTGGACCTGCGCGACGAGAGCATCAACCTGTCGCTCATGGCCACCCTGGCCGGCGGCAGCCAGGTGCCGGCCACCATCATCGGCCCGCTCGACGGCCCCAAACTCACCATCGACCGCAGCCGCATCATCGGCGACATGGTCTACCGCGTGCTCCAAGGCATCGTCAGCATCCCTGGCAAGGCCGTCACCCGCATTCTGCAATTGCCGCTGCGGTAA